Part of the Candidatus Atribacteria bacterium ADurb.Bin276 genome is shown below.
ATTTTAAAAAAATTACGGTCTATTTATCAATAAATTGGAAGCTAAAATTAGGTAAATATTTTACAAGGGGGTCAACTACGTGAAGAAATTTATTAATAAATATGAAAATCTTATCGAAGAGATGGTAGAAGGATATGTACTGGCAAATTCAAATAAAGTGAAACGTCTCCCTAATGAAAGAGTTTTAGTCTATTCCAACGCTCCCATTCAAGGGAAAGTAGGTGTAATAACTGGAGGTGGCTCAGGGCATAAGCCAGCTTTTATTGGATATATTGGGAAAGGTCTTTTAGATGCCGTAGCAGTTGGGGATATTTTTGCCGCTCCCCCCGTTCAGCGTTGCTATGAAGCCATTAAAGCAGTTGATGGTGGCAAAGGGGTATTGGTATGTATTGGGAATTATTCTGGTGACACTATGAACTTTGGAATAGCTGCAGAGTTAGCTCAAGATGAAGGAATTCCGGTAGAAATCTTAGTAGTAAATGATGACGTTGCGTCATCTCCAAAGGATCGAATGGATAATCGACGAGGAGTTGCTGGTGAAGTGGTTCTCTGGAAAATGATGGGAGCCCTCGCCCAAGAGGGAGCTGACCTTGCCACCCTCAAAGAAGTTGGCAACCGAACCATCTTTAACACCCGCAGTCTTGGTGTGGCTCACACACCGTGTATTATGCCCTCTTCTGGCAAACCGAGTTTCCAAATTGGTGACGATGAGATGGAAATTGGAGTCGGCCATCATGGAGAACCAGGAATACAGCGTACGAAATTGATGTCTGCTGATGAAGTCACCACCCTCATTACTCAGAAAATCCTTGAGGATCTCCCTTTTGGAGCAGGAGATGAAGTTTCAATTCTGATGAGTGGTCTTGGGTCAACCTCGCTTTTAGAAATGTATATTTGCTATCGAAAACTCCATCAAATTCTTACCGATCATCAAATCATTGTTCATCGGAATTATATTGGAGAGTATTTTACGTCAATGGAGATGGGCGGTTTTTCCATTACGCTCACCAAACTTGATGAAGACTTAAAACGGTTAATTGATGCTCCTTGCGATGGAGTACATCTCATTCAGCATTAAAGGAGACGAATAACAATGGCTGATACCATTTCTTTTAATAGGATTAAAGAGTCATTTACTTCAATTTTAAATCGACTTGAGGAAAATCGCCAATATTTGAATGACCTTGATTCTCCAATTGGGGATTCCGATCATGGAGAAAGTGTCACTGCTGCCTTTAAAAAAGTGAAAGAAGCTGTGGACGCTTACCCTGCTGATCAGAATGATATTGGAAGCCTCCTCCAATCGATTGGAAAGGCGATCATTTTTTCTGGTGGAGCAGCTATGGGCCCACTGTACGGAACCGCTTTCATGGATGCAGGAACTGCCATTTGCGGAAAAAGCGTGCTTACTCGGGAAGACTTAGTTGCCCTAATGGTGGCTTTTGCTCGTGGCATCGAAAGAAGAGGAAAGGTGAA
Proteins encoded:
- the dhaK gene encoding PTS-dependent dihydroxyacetone kinase, dihydroxyacetone-binding subunit DhaK translates to MKKFINKYENLIEEMVEGYVLANSNKVKRLPNERVLVYSNAPIQGKVGVITGGGSGHKPAFIGYIGKGLLDAVAVGDIFAAPPVQRCYEAIKAVDGGKGVLVCIGNYSGDTMNFGIAAELAQDEGIPVEILVVNDDVASSPKDRMDNRRGVAGEVVLWKMMGALAQEGADLATLKEVGNRTIFNTRSLGVAHTPCIMPSSGKPSFQIGDDEMEIGVGHHGEPGIQRTKLMSADEVTTLITQKILEDLPFGAGDEVSILMSGLGSTSLLEMYICYRKLHQILTDHQIIVHRNYIGEYFTSMEMGGFSITLTKLDEDLKRLIDAPCDGVHLIQH